A single Pseudoalteromonas rubra DNA region contains:
- a CDS encoding methyl-accepting chemotaxis protein has protein sequence MAIKDLSITKQIGLSFSSVFLVFFAVSLLTYNGLSGVRDDLSFIVQTSIPSVEIVKDIKIDLTTIRKDEFGATMNPEHPQMAEWLSILNDLRSGVDRKIHLYSQLDVSDIEQRQFEAFARAWRQYAAATSDFNSLVRNAKVAQANDIVLNSYPTFSRAMDELSALEKINSDNVGSAENSAVRAVNIVIKAIIISTLVSALMIALICIVLSGAVRRPLEKAMNLAGNIANGDLSTRIEIDSVGQNELGSLLVSLEKMRQQLNGLVVKINDSAILLSSAVEEVNMISAQNAKGMENQQNELQSVASAMTEMQAAVTEVAQSTEMGAESANQAHTKSREGSVALRSSISHISAVADTVTHAGDLAVNLEKNSKNINVVVDVIREIAEQTNLLALNAAIEAARAGTQGRGFAVVADEVRSLARRTQDSTTQIVEIVSDLQQKSKETGEATRTCQTGIDVCVEQTETVSKTISQIEQEIDSIAAMSTQIAAACNEQSVVSEELNRNIENINIAGVEMTEGANQISHACHEISELAHDLKSCVEQFKL, from the coding sequence ATGGCAATAAAAGACTTATCAATTACCAAACAAATTGGCCTGAGTTTTTCATCTGTATTTTTAGTTTTTTTCGCAGTGAGTTTACTGACCTATAACGGACTGAGTGGCGTCCGCGATGATCTGAGCTTTATTGTGCAAACAAGTATTCCCTCTGTTGAGATAGTGAAGGATATTAAAATAGACTTGACCACCATACGTAAAGACGAGTTTGGTGCGACCATGAACCCGGAACATCCACAAATGGCCGAGTGGTTGTCTATTTTGAATGATTTACGAAGCGGCGTTGATCGTAAAATACATCTGTACAGCCAGTTGGACGTTTCAGATATAGAACAGCGCCAGTTTGAGGCCTTTGCCCGGGCATGGCGACAGTATGCAGCCGCAACCTCTGATTTCAATTCTCTGGTGCGTAATGCCAAAGTAGCTCAGGCGAATGACATTGTGCTCAACAGCTATCCTACCTTTTCCAGAGCAATGGATGAGCTTAGTGCACTGGAAAAAATAAACAGTGACAATGTGGGCAGCGCTGAAAATTCAGCGGTCAGGGCCGTTAACATAGTGATTAAGGCCATTATTATTAGCACCTTAGTGTCAGCATTAATGATTGCACTGATCTGTATCGTGCTCAGTGGGGCAGTCAGGCGACCGCTGGAAAAAGCCATGAATCTGGCTGGAAATATCGCAAACGGCGATCTGAGTACCCGCATTGAAATCGATTCGGTGGGTCAAAATGAACTTGGCTCCTTATTGGTATCACTGGAGAAAATGCGTCAGCAGCTAAATGGCCTTGTTGTGAAAATAAATGACAGCGCTATCTTACTCTCTTCTGCTGTTGAAGAGGTTAATATGATCTCGGCACAAAATGCCAAAGGCATGGAGAATCAACAAAATGAGTTGCAGTCCGTTGCCTCGGCAATGACTGAAATGCAGGCAGCAGTGACTGAGGTGGCACAAAGCACAGAAATGGGGGCAGAATCCGCTAATCAGGCACATACGAAGTCTCGCGAGGGAAGTGTTGCACTGAGAAGCAGCATTTCACATATTTCTGCTGTGGCGGATACCGTCACGCATGCGGGAGATCTGGCCGTCAACCTTGAAAAGAACTCTAAAAACATCAATGTGGTTGTGGACGTGATCCGCGAGATTGCGGAGCAAACTAATTTACTGGCGTTAAACGCAGCCATTGAAGCGGCACGTGCAGGTACGCAAGGGCGAGGTTTTGCCGTGGTAGCTGATGAAGTGCGTTCACTGGCACGCCGGACACAAGATTCAACCACACAAATTGTCGAAATTGTCAGTGATTTGCAACAAAAATCTAAAGAGACAGGCGAAGCCACCCGGACTTGTCAGACGGGCATTGACGTGTGTGTTGAGCAAACCGAAACGGTCAGTAAAACCATCAGTCAGATTGAGCAGGAAATTGACAGCATAGCCGCCATGAGCACTCAAATTGCGGCTGCGTGTAACGAGCAGTCAGTGGTGTCGGAAGAGCTTAACCGAAATATTGAGAATATTAATATCGCGGGTGTTGAAATGACAGAAGGCGCAAATCAAATTTCTCATGCCTGTCATGAAATCAGTGAACTGGCGCATGACCTCAAATCTTGTGTTGAGCAGTTTAAGCTATAA
- a CDS encoding ferritin-like domain-containing protein, which translates to MIKLENPSNFLMAKPLQKPKKVTCGWTAEQLHEHLQWAVDVEMYTIPFYMAAMYSIKDQSTEAGRLIKSVVNQEMLHLQSAANLANAYGTNLEIRAPLYGTTIPHLDFDLDDPNPKNIYFPHSTAIGAFDVERLNTMCIIEFPTWKEKGGTGATDEYGSIGELYAAIKAGCEARVDLLQANAKQVNHFGNFYPDTQLTITEAGSDGLTQAYNLIDLITDQGEGYEKTAQYIPPEYQNRADDIQPTWDHYEKFTYLLKQPLPETHALVPYGERQKSLQQIQLQHFSEFLEIMNTTFTTGNTPDDFAVVMYKNGAAISACWQNGVLPLFSMPNDQ; encoded by the coding sequence ATGATTAAACTCGAGAACCCGTCAAATTTTTTGATGGCAAAACCATTACAAAAGCCAAAAAAAGTGACATGTGGCTGGACTGCTGAACAATTACATGAACACTTACAGTGGGCGGTTGACGTTGAGATGTACACCATTCCATTTTACATGGCTGCTATGTATTCCATTAAAGATCAATCTACTGAAGCTGGTCGCTTGATCAAGTCGGTCGTGAACCAGGAGATGTTACACCTGCAAAGCGCAGCAAACCTTGCCAACGCCTATGGCACTAATCTTGAGATCCGCGCCCCTCTGTACGGCACAACCATTCCACATCTGGATTTTGACCTGGATGACCCTAACCCGAAAAACATCTACTTCCCACATTCAACGGCCATCGGCGCATTTGACGTGGAAAGACTGAATACCATGTGTATTATCGAATTCCCCACCTGGAAAGAGAAAGGCGGCACCGGTGCCACAGATGAATATGGCTCCATTGGCGAGTTATACGCTGCAATCAAAGCTGGCTGTGAAGCACGTGTTGATTTACTTCAGGCCAACGCAAAACAGGTAAACCACTTTGGTAACTTTTACCCTGATACGCAGCTGACAATCACCGAAGCTGGTTCTGATGGTTTGACTCAGGCCTACAACCTTATCGATTTAATCACCGATCAGGGAGAAGGGTATGAAAAAACAGCACAGTATATTCCGCCAGAATATCAAAATCGTGCCGATGATATTCAGCCTACATGGGATCACTACGAAAAATTCACTTACCTGTTAAAACAGCCTTTGCCAGAAACCCACGCGCTTGTGCCTTACGGTGAACGACAAAAGAGCCTGCAACAAATTCAGTTGCAACACTTTAGCGAATTTCTGGAAATCATGAATACAACCTTCACGACAGGGAACACCCCGGATGACTTTGCAGTAGTGATGTACAAAAATGGCGCAGCTATCTCAGCCTGCTGGCAAAATGGCGTGTTGCCTTTGTTTTCAATGCCAAATGATCAATAA
- a CDS encoding lipase secretion chaperone: protein MRYWRLLSLSCVGLSVCLWTLLLERDPEVTTEIVTGSARVVTETPHQIKAQFEAVMPAEPEHCSVITRAHKHQLDDWVLLLQNEQLEQHWAQQTHRLPPCLRDIAHDYMAYKQALTQVDTNLTMHERFEALQTLQGLYFSAEVIAAWFEGENRWHAQTLARWQILSDKTLSEQTRTELIDAHISQLPQTERQTIEATQTLITLKHSWHNMDYNQLSARYGDAAAQRLMQVRHNQSSWTQRVSEYKQRRSELLEKGASDEALTSLTRDLFTQNERKRLSVILSQAH from the coding sequence ATGAGGTATTGGCGTCTACTTTCACTCAGTTGTGTTGGGCTAAGTGTTTGCCTTTGGACTCTGTTACTCGAACGGGACCCTGAAGTAACCACTGAGATAGTGACTGGCTCCGCACGCGTAGTGACGGAGACGCCACACCAGATTAAAGCGCAGTTTGAAGCTGTGATGCCAGCAGAGCCTGAGCATTGCAGCGTCATTACCCGGGCACATAAGCATCAGCTCGACGACTGGGTTTTGTTATTGCAAAACGAGCAACTGGAACAGCACTGGGCGCAACAGACACATCGCCTACCACCCTGTTTGAGGGATATCGCCCACGATTATATGGCCTATAAACAGGCACTGACTCAGGTAGATACTAATCTGACTATGCACGAGCGTTTTGAAGCACTGCAAACGCTTCAGGGACTGTACTTTTCCGCTGAAGTGATAGCCGCTTGGTTTGAAGGCGAGAACCGTTGGCATGCTCAGACCTTAGCACGCTGGCAGATTTTATCTGACAAAACCCTGAGCGAGCAGACCCGGACTGAGCTGATTGACGCGCACATCAGTCAGTTACCGCAAACAGAGCGACAAACGATTGAGGCCACCCAAACCCTGATCACGCTAAAACACAGTTGGCACAACATGGATTACAATCAGCTCAGTGCCCGGTATGGAGATGCAGCAGCACAGCGGTTGATGCAAGTTCGTCACAATCAATCCAGTTGGACGCAGCGAGTAAGCGAGTATAAACAACGACGGTCTGAGCTTTTAGAAAAAGGCGCGTCTGATGAAGCACTGACATCGCTGACACGCGACTTGTTCACACAAAACGAGCGAAAAAGACTGTCCGTTATCTTGTCACAGGCGCATTAA
- the katG gene encoding catalase/peroxidase HPI, with translation MTTTMMFKKSALAALVGVAITGLSACASSNDAQQASHSNSEISKPKGAVGSGHVPKGVAKSNQFWWPDQLDLSPLRDHDGRSNPLGENFDYAQAYNQLDMAALKRDMNELLTTSQDWWPADWGNYGPLFIRLAWHSSGTYRTLDGRGGGDGGQMRFDPLNSWPDNGNLDKAKRLLWPLKQKYGEQISWGDLMILAGTVGLENMGFKTYGFAGGRTDDWEPDLVYWGPEVEMLASDREEKDGKLQRPLGATHMGLIYVNPEGPKGKPDPAGSAKNIRVAFGRMAMNDEETVALIAGGHTFGKMHGAHKASKCVGKEPGGAAIEEQGLGWKNKCGKGHSEDTVTSGLEGAWTQAPTRWTTLYLQNLLNFEWQQTRSPGGAIQWIPTDEALHTSVPDAHVKGKFNSPVMTTADLALKYDPEYRKIAERFLANPEEYRLAFAKAWYKLTHRDMGPRTRYLGNTAPDEALIWQDPVPKVDHALINEADAKAIKLDILQTGISVPALIRTAWASAASFRASDMRGGANGARIMLAPQKDWPVNNPDELSSVLNQLQAVQTRFNRAAGGSKQVSMADVIVLAGAAAVEQAAKNAGIAVSVPFTPGRTDATQAQTDVGSFTLLEPKADAFRNYFDVNASYRSPTEMLVDKADQLNLTVPEMTVLLGGLRVLGANASGSQHGVFTDKVGTLSNDFFVNLLSMSHQWQKTSQAGLYESIDRSTGKQRFTATSVDLIFGSNSELRAVAEVYAYDNAQQKFAEDFVKAWHKVMQLDRFDLRHQL, from the coding sequence ATGACAACAACGATGATGTTTAAAAAGTCAGCACTGGCCGCACTGGTGGGTGTTGCGATCACGGGTCTGAGCGCCTGCGCAAGTAGCAATGATGCTCAGCAAGCCAGTCACTCTAATAGCGAAATCAGTAAACCAAAAGGCGCCGTCGGTAGTGGTCATGTACCCAAAGGCGTGGCCAAATCGAACCAGTTCTGGTGGCCAGACCAACTTGACCTGTCGCCTCTGCGTGACCATGACGGCCGCTCCAACCCGCTCGGCGAAAACTTTGATTATGCACAGGCATATAACCAGTTAGATATGGCTGCGCTCAAGCGTGATATGAACGAATTACTGACAACGTCACAAGACTGGTGGCCAGCAGACTGGGGCAATTATGGGCCTTTGTTTATTCGCCTGGCGTGGCACAGCTCTGGTACCTACCGGACACTGGATGGTCGCGGCGGCGGTGATGGCGGACAAATGCGCTTTGATCCACTCAACAGTTGGCCTGACAATGGCAACCTCGATAAAGCAAAACGCCTGCTTTGGCCACTCAAGCAAAAATATGGAGAGCAGATCTCCTGGGGCGACCTGATGATTCTGGCCGGTACCGTTGGTCTTGAGAATATGGGCTTCAAAACCTATGGGTTTGCCGGTGGCCGAACGGATGACTGGGAGCCTGATTTGGTCTACTGGGGTCCGGAGGTTGAAATGCTGGCCAGTGATCGCGAAGAAAAAGACGGTAAACTCCAGCGCCCGCTGGGTGCCACTCATATGGGCTTAATCTACGTCAATCCGGAAGGACCAAAAGGTAAGCCAGATCCGGCTGGTTCGGCGAAAAACATCCGCGTCGCGTTTGGTCGCATGGCCATGAATGACGAAGAAACGGTGGCGCTAATCGCAGGTGGCCACACCTTCGGTAAAATGCATGGTGCCCACAAAGCCAGCAAATGCGTTGGCAAAGAACCCGGTGGCGCAGCTATTGAAGAGCAAGGGCTGGGCTGGAAAAACAAATGTGGCAAAGGCCACTCAGAAGATACCGTAACCAGTGGCCTGGAAGGCGCCTGGACTCAGGCTCCAACCCGCTGGACTACGTTATATCTGCAAAACCTATTGAACTTTGAATGGCAGCAGACCCGCAGTCCGGGCGGCGCGATTCAATGGATCCCAACAGACGAAGCACTACACACATCAGTTCCGGATGCGCATGTTAAAGGGAAGTTCAATTCCCCAGTTATGACGACCGCAGATCTGGCACTCAAGTACGACCCTGAGTATCGTAAAATTGCCGAACGCTTTTTAGCGAACCCGGAAGAATATCGCCTGGCCTTTGCCAAAGCCTGGTACAAGCTGACACACCGCGACATGGGGCCACGCACTCGATATCTGGGCAATACAGCACCCGACGAAGCACTGATCTGGCAAGATCCAGTCCCTAAAGTCGACCATGCTTTAATTAATGAAGCCGATGCCAAAGCAATCAAGCTGGATATTCTGCAAACTGGTATCAGCGTACCGGCGCTTATTCGCACTGCCTGGGCGTCTGCTGCCAGCTTCCGTGCCTCGGATATGCGCGGTGGTGCCAACGGCGCCCGCATTATGCTGGCCCCACAAAAGGACTGGCCAGTTAACAACCCGGACGAACTATCGTCAGTTTTAAATCAGTTACAAGCTGTACAGACGCGCTTTAACCGTGCTGCGGGTGGCAGTAAGCAAGTATCCATGGCTGATGTGATTGTCCTGGCGGGTGCAGCAGCCGTTGAGCAGGCAGCCAAAAATGCGGGTATCGCAGTTTCTGTGCCTTTTACTCCTGGCCGCACCGATGCGACTCAGGCACAAACCGATGTTGGCTCATTCACACTGCTTGAACCAAAAGCGGATGCCTTCAGAAACTATTTTGATGTCAACGCAAGCTACCGTTCGCCGACCGAGATGCTGGTCGATAAAGCTGATCAGTTAAACCTGACTGTACCAGAAATGACGGTGCTGCTGGGCGGACTACGCGTACTCGGTGCCAATGCTTCAGGATCTCAACACGGCGTATTTACCGATAAAGTGGGCACGCTGAGCAATGACTTTTTCGTCAACCTGTTGAGCATGTCTCATCAGTGGCAGAAAACCAGCCAGGCAGGTCTGTATGAGAGCATTGACCGAAGTACAGGCAAGCAACGCTTTACGGCCACCAGCGTCGATTTAATCTTTGGCTCAAACTCTGAGTTGCGCGCCGTGGCCGAAGTCTATGCCTATGACAACGCCCAGCAAAAATTTGCTGAAGACTTTGTTAAAGCCTGGCACAAAGTCATGCAACTGGACCGCTTTGACTTGCGCCATCAGCTATAA
- a CDS encoding S9 family peptidase gives MKKLSILTSCIALALSGSALSAESEHTNNTLTYKDLFNIEYAANPVVMPDGKQVVYERRSMDIMTDSLKRNLWTVSLDGKTHLPLLSDSKNHFSPVFSPDGTKMAYLSSKEGKVQIYMRDLATGLTARVTDVSMTPSGLSFSPDGKQLAFSMFTPGKSKPLFSLDFKPKDAKWADNAQYIDQTLFQRDGAGMKRPGNMHVYVVPAIGGSPRQITSGAHDFAGALAWTKDSKQIIVSANTHDDAQFDVFNSDLMAIDVLTSKVTELTAMSGPEGSPKMSPNGKKLAFTGFEDNGKSNQITELYVMNPDGSDIKRLTPNLDRSVGNVKWADNSKGLYFSYDNEGKKHVAYVSLSGKMKTQTDALGGMSLGRPYTSGHYDVADNGQVVFTQSTGVRPADLAVVSKRGKVTQLTDLNSDVFDHKTLNKPELMEVKSSVDGRRLQAWIVTPPNFDPKKKYPLILEIHGGPHTAYGPEFSTEVQLFAAAGYVVVYGNPRGSTSMGADFANQIDKNYPSEDYNDLMDMVDGVIAKGYVDEENLFVTGGSGGGTLTAWIIGKTDRFKASVVAKPVINWTSMIGASDIYTFMTRYWFSDLPWNDYEQYWNRSPLSLVGNVKTPTMVLTGELDVRTPMAESEQYYGALRLQGVDSAFVRIQGAYHGIAAKPSNLARKVGNILAWFEKYRTDNKED, from the coding sequence ATGAAAAAGCTTTCTATTTTAACATCTTGTATTGCGCTGGCATTGTCCGGTTCCGCACTTTCTGCTGAGTCTGAGCACACTAACAACACCCTCACTTATAAAGATCTGTTCAATATCGAGTATGCCGCCAACCCGGTGGTCATGCCTGACGGTAAGCAAGTTGTTTATGAACGCCGCAGCATGGATATCATGACGGACAGCCTGAAAAGGAACCTCTGGACAGTATCATTAGATGGTAAGACACACCTGCCATTGCTATCCGATTCTAAAAACCATTTCAGCCCGGTCTTTTCTCCCGACGGCACCAAAATGGCCTATCTTTCTAGCAAGGAAGGCAAAGTACAGATTTATATGCGCGATCTGGCCACTGGCCTTACTGCACGGGTGACCGATGTCAGCATGACACCCAGTGGGTTGAGCTTCTCGCCAGATGGCAAGCAGCTGGCTTTCTCCATGTTTACGCCGGGCAAATCCAAGCCCCTGTTTAGCCTCGACTTTAAGCCCAAAGATGCTAAGTGGGCCGATAATGCTCAGTATATCGACCAAACTTTATTCCAGCGTGACGGTGCCGGAATGAAACGCCCGGGTAATATGCACGTCTATGTGGTCCCAGCAATTGGCGGGTCACCAAGACAGATCACCTCAGGTGCACATGACTTCGCGGGCGCTCTGGCCTGGACAAAAGATAGCAAGCAGATCATTGTCTCTGCCAATACCCACGATGATGCGCAGTTTGACGTTTTCAACAGCGATTTGATGGCGATTGATGTCTTAACTTCAAAAGTCACTGAACTAACTGCGATGTCTGGCCCAGAGGGCAGTCCAAAGATGAGCCCTAATGGCAAAAAGTTGGCATTTACTGGCTTTGAAGACAATGGTAAATCAAACCAGATCACTGAGCTGTATGTGATGAACCCGGATGGCTCAGACATTAAACGTCTGACACCTAATCTTGATCGTAGTGTTGGCAATGTAAAGTGGGCCGACAACAGCAAAGGCTTGTATTTCAGTTACGACAACGAAGGTAAAAAACACGTCGCGTATGTCTCTTTATCTGGCAAGATGAAAACGCAAACAGATGCACTGGGTGGCATGAGTCTGGGTCGTCCTTATACGTCAGGCCATTATGATGTGGCTGACAATGGGCAAGTTGTGTTCACTCAATCCACTGGCGTGCGCCCTGCCGACTTAGCGGTGGTCTCCAAACGTGGGAAAGTCACTCAGCTGACCGACCTGAATAGCGATGTATTTGACCATAAAACGCTTAATAAACCTGAGCTGATGGAAGTGAAAAGCAGTGTCGATGGAAGACGCCTGCAAGCCTGGATAGTCACCCCACCAAACTTCGACCCCAAGAAAAAATACCCGCTTATCCTGGAAATTCATGGTGGTCCACACACTGCATACGGCCCTGAGTTTTCAACCGAAGTCCAGTTATTCGCCGCTGCTGGCTACGTCGTTGTCTACGGTAACCCAAGAGGCTCAACGTCTATGGGCGCTGATTTTGCCAACCAAATTGATAAAAACTACCCGTCAGAAGATTACAATGACCTGATGGATATGGTCGATGGCGTCATTGCAAAAGGGTATGTTGATGAGGAAAACCTGTTTGTCACCGGCGGCTCAGGCGGCGGGACGTTAACGGCCTGGATCATCGGCAAAACGGACCGCTTTAAAGCTTCGGTCGTAGCAAAGCCTGTTATCAACTGGACCAGCATGATCGGTGCTTCTGACATTTATACCTTCATGACACGTTACTGGTTTAGCGATCTGCCGTGGAATGACTACGAGCAATACTGGAACCGCTCGCCGCTGTCTCTGGTCGGCAATGTGAAAACCCCCACTATGGTGCTCACCGGTGAACTTGACGTCCGTACGCCAATGGCAGAAAGTGAGCAGTATTACGGTGCACTAAGACTGCAAGGCGTAGACAGTGCCTTTGTGCGTATTCAGGGGGCTTATCACGGTATCGCAGCCAAACCTTCCAACCTAGCACGTAAAGTAGGTAACATCCTGGCCTGGTTTGAGAAATACCGAACCGACAATAAAGAAGACTAA
- a CDS encoding esterase/lipase family protein, which yields MKKITLSLLLCVMSLFAQLAHSNDELEYPVVLVHGLFGFDNLLGVDYFYRVPSVIRQEGGNVYVAEVSSAHNSELRGEQLLEQVALIRALTGKDKVNLIGHSQGAQTIRYVASVRPQWVASVTSIGGVNWGSRFADVVRGGVDQGSFSEQFLASLANGLAGLIDLLSGKPTAPKDALEALSALTTEGTIAFNQKYPEGVPAQYCGQGETLASNGVYYFSWSGSRAWTNLLDPADNALLLFSGVFDEANDGLVSACSSNLGYVIGNDFKMNHLDQVNQTIGIHHLFETDPLTVYRQHIRRLKGLNL from the coding sequence ATGAAAAAAATAACACTCTCACTCTTACTTTGCGTGATGTCACTCTTTGCGCAACTGGCGCACAGTAATGATGAGCTCGAATACCCAGTAGTGCTGGTTCATGGCCTGTTTGGTTTTGATAATTTGCTAGGGGTCGATTATTTCTATCGGGTGCCTTCGGTGATCCGCCAGGAAGGCGGGAATGTTTATGTGGCAGAAGTCTCATCGGCACACAACTCAGAGCTGCGTGGTGAGCAACTGTTGGAGCAGGTTGCGCTGATCAGAGCATTGACAGGCAAAGACAAAGTCAACCTGATTGGCCATAGCCAGGGCGCACAAACCATTCGCTATGTGGCATCGGTTAGGCCCCAATGGGTTGCATCGGTAACCAGTATTGGCGGGGTTAACTGGGGTAGCCGCTTTGCTGATGTGGTGCGTGGAGGTGTAGATCAGGGGTCTTTTTCAGAGCAGTTCTTAGCGTCTTTGGCCAATGGTCTGGCTGGATTGATTGATTTATTGTCAGGCAAGCCAACGGCGCCCAAAGATGCCCTTGAAGCGCTGAGCGCACTGACCACTGAAGGTACCATTGCTTTTAATCAAAAGTACCCTGAAGGCGTGCCGGCTCAGTATTGCGGTCAGGGTGAGACGCTGGCCAGTAACGGTGTGTACTATTTTTCCTGGAGTGGCAGTCGGGCATGGACCAATCTGCTGGATCCGGCTGATAATGCCTTGTTGTTGTTCTCAGGTGTATTTGACGAAGCCAATGACGGCCTGGTTTCGGCTTGTTCAAGTAACCTTGGTTACGTGATTGGCAATGATTTTAAGATGAACCACCTGGATCAGGTTAATCAGACCATTGGGATTCATCACCTGTTCGAAACGGATCCTCTGACTGTGTATCGCCAGCATATTCGCCGTCTGAAGGGGTTAAATCTATGA
- a CDS encoding nuclear transport factor 2 family protein, with the protein MKVFFTAMAAATLLVSTFSRAEAVTGTEYQAVVDTAYTYFNGAAKGDQALLAKAFDLEFGHIKMIRVDKETQQETVRVISLKEFAGYFKEATKDKWEANILSVDIVDGKMAMVKLDFHTPKTHYIDYLVMYKRQSAWRIVTKTFVAKSKL; encoded by the coding sequence ATGAAAGTATTCTTTACAGCTATGGCTGCGGCAACACTACTGGTCTCTACATTCAGTCGAGCTGAAGCGGTTACCGGGACTGAGTATCAGGCTGTCGTTGACACCGCATACACCTACTTCAATGGCGCGGCAAAGGGCGATCAGGCACTGCTGGCCAAAGCGTTTGATTTGGAGTTTGGCCATATCAAAATGATCCGGGTAGACAAAGAAACGCAGCAAGAAACGGTCAGGGTGATTTCACTCAAGGAGTTCGCTGGTTATTTTAAGGAGGCCACAAAGGATAAATGGGAAGCCAATATTTTATCTGTTGATATCGTAGATGGTAAAATGGCGATGGTTAAACTGGATTTTCACACCCCGAAAACACACTACATCGATTATTTGGTAATGTATAAACGTCAAAGTGCGTGGCGTATTGTGACTAAAACCTTTGTCGCTAAAAGCAAATTGTAG
- a CDS encoding GTP-binding protein: MASNDEFMKQAIFIDTIGARGHGKTTLTAAITQVLAKDHMAVAQDFAALNNAPQYKARSGVTFYRSEAVYESSARVCIQYDCPSYMDHAKGINSGETRVDAAILVVSQEPDFSIACDEYLMLLRDFGVSHIIIFINKCDLDQYDELTGLVESLVREQLNGYGFDGDRAPVIYGSALQALEGVPVWEDKIRELIRTMDSYFVDPVLFKNQPFMMPVEDIFTSPRRDTQAYSRIETGTIRVHDPIELVGIRDTRQTSCSSIDIGAHPQERVSAGDSAAIGLKGIPRSDIERGMVLCEPDTLKSCQRFEARVYCLTNEEGGRRTPLHNNFKADFSLHYLDVAGTADWPRNIEMMMPGDELHVTVRLSKFMAVKVGTKFEIRQHGQIVGVGHVTDTFD; this comes from the coding sequence ATGGCAAGCAACGATGAATTTATGAAACAAGCTATCTTTATCGATACGATCGGTGCCAGAGGGCATGGTAAAACGACCTTAACCGCAGCTATCACGCAGGTTCTGGCAAAAGATCATATGGCTGTAGCACAAGACTTTGCCGCGTTAAATAATGCGCCACAATACAAAGCCCGCTCAGGTGTAACCTTTTACCGCTCGGAAGCGGTGTATGAATCCTCGGCCCGAGTGTGCATTCAATATGATTGTCCCAGCTATATGGACCACGCTAAAGGGATCAACAGTGGCGAAACCAGAGTCGATGCGGCAATTCTGGTGGTCAGTCAGGAGCCTGATTTTAGCATAGCATGCGACGAGTACCTGATGCTGTTGCGAGATTTCGGCGTCAGTCACATCATAATATTTATTAATAAGTGTGATTTGGATCAGTACGACGAGCTAACGGGGCTTGTCGAGTCACTTGTTAGAGAGCAGCTTAATGGTTACGGGTTTGATGGTGACAGGGCACCCGTGATTTATGGTTCGGCATTACAAGCGCTTGAAGGCGTGCCCGTTTGGGAAGACAAAATACGCGAGTTAATCAGGACGATGGACAGCTATTTTGTGGACCCGGTATTATTTAAAAACCAGCCTTTTATGATGCCTGTCGAAGACATATTTACCTCGCCGCGTCGTGATACGCAAGCTTATAGCAGAATTGAAACAGGTACTATACGAGTACACGACCCCATTGAGCTGGTTGGTATCAGAGATACGCGGCAGACTAGCTGCTCAAGCATCGATATTGGGGCTCACCCACAAGAAAGGGTGAGTGCGGGGGATAGTGCGGCGATAGGTCTCAAAGGGATCCCACGCTCTGATATTGAAAGAGGGATGGTGCTTTGCGAACCGGATACGCTGAAATCATGTCAACGTTTCGAAGCACGGGTTTATTGCTTGACCAACGAAGAGGGTGGACGCAGAACCCCTTTACACAATAATTTTAAAGCTGACTTTAGCCTCCATTACCTTGATGTGGCAGGCACGGCGGACTGGCCTCGGAACATTGAAATGATGATGCCCGGCGATGAGCTACATGTAACCGTCAGGCTCAGTAAGTTTATGGCTGTAAAAGTGGGTACAAAGTTCGAAATTCGTCAACATGGTCAGATTGTTGGTGTGGGGCACGTGACAGATACCTTTGACTGA
- a CDS encoding thiol-disulfide oxidoreductase DCC family protein, whose product MRELTIFYDGTCPLCVKEMTTLTKRDTAKRIATVDIYSEDFAQYPTIDANEANTILHALDADGNLILGLDVTHQAWRLVGMGWLYAPLRWPIIKPLADKLYLVFAKNRYRISYWLTGRSRCDNGVCRK is encoded by the coding sequence ATGCGTGAACTAACCATATTTTATGACGGCACCTGTCCGCTGTGCGTAAAGGAAATGACGACACTGACAAAACGCGACACGGCAAAGCGGATCGCAACAGTAGATATCTACAGTGAGGACTTTGCACAGTATCCAACCATTGACGCAAATGAAGCAAATACGATTTTACATGCGCTCGATGCAGACGGTAATCTAATACTTGGTCTTGATGTCACACATCAGGCCTGGCGACTGGTGGGGATGGGATGGTTATACGCGCCACTAAGATGGCCAATCATAAAGCCACTAGCAGACAAACTCTATTTAGTGTTTGCAAAAAACCGCTACCGTATTTCTTATTGGCTCACCGGCCGCTCCCGGTGTGACAATGGCGTATGTCGAAAATAA